A genomic region of Burkholderia humptydooensis contains the following coding sequences:
- a CDS encoding family 2A encapsulin nanocompartment cargo protein cysteine desulfurase — MTIPTPTVDSAASAVSVSLPDATLPAGLPDPATLARLASAFLAALPGQAAAPDVGAGSGAVGGVPSALPAAAPILASASNPAPAGSPLAGPGGTGTGVPGAGVPLGKAPGANLAPAPTHVLSLGNRAPALVPHAAAQNGLPDNAVAIAPAVEPRVGGVALGVPPVQEPVPARAAPDASAAAPASSPYYFIDPASHGWPRDAAQIVVPRDGIASPRAFGLPDESELRDLLPIRRPAVDRHRAPRYFVDDAPPANAHAPGAGAHQPFDVNAIRRDFPILAERVNGKPLVWFDNAATTHKPQAVIDRLAYFYAHENSNIHRAAHTLAGRATDAYEHARATVQRFIGAGSPDEIVFVRGTTEAINLIAKTWGVRNVGEGDEIVVSHLEHHANIVPWQQLAALTGATLRVIPVDDSGQVLLDEYRKLLNDRTKIVSVTQVSNALGTVVPVKEIVELAHRAGAKALVDGAQSISHMRVDVQALDADFFVFSGHKIYGPTGIGVVYGKRALLDDMPPWQGGGNMIADVTFERTVFQPPPNRFEAGTGNIADAVGLGAALDYVTRVGIENIARYEHDLLAYATGALAPVPGVRLVGTARDKASVLSFVLKGYETEEVGRALNEAGIAVRSGHHCAQPILRRFGLEATVRPSLAFYNTRDEVDAMVDVVRRLAARRV; from the coding sequence ATGACTATCCCGACACCTACCGTTGATTCCGCGGCGAGCGCCGTGTCCGTCTCGCTGCCGGACGCGACGCTGCCCGCCGGGCTGCCCGACCCGGCGACGCTCGCGCGCCTCGCGTCGGCGTTTCTCGCGGCGCTGCCGGGGCAGGCGGCCGCGCCGGATGTCGGCGCGGGAAGCGGCGCGGTCGGCGGCGTGCCGTCGGCCTTGCCGGCGGCCGCGCCGATTCTCGCGTCGGCTTCGAATCCCGCGCCGGCTGGCTCGCCGCTTGCCGGGCCCGGCGGCACGGGCACGGGCGTGCCGGGCGCCGGCGTGCCGCTAGGCAAGGCGCCCGGCGCGAACCTCGCGCCCGCGCCGACGCATGTGCTGTCGCTCGGCAATCGCGCGCCCGCGCTCGTTCCGCATGCGGCCGCGCAAAACGGATTGCCGGACAACGCGGTGGCGATCGCGCCGGCGGTGGAGCCGCGCGTGGGCGGCGTCGCGCTCGGCGTGCCGCCGGTGCAGGAACCCGTTCCCGCGCGCGCGGCGCCGGATGCATCTGCTGCTGCGCCTGCGTCTTCGCCGTATTACTTCATCGACCCCGCATCGCACGGCTGGCCGCGCGACGCCGCACAAATTGTCGTGCCGCGCGACGGCATCGCGTCGCCGCGTGCGTTCGGCTTGCCGGACGAAAGCGAACTGCGTGATCTGCTGCCGATCCGGCGGCCGGCCGTCGATCGGCATCGCGCGCCACGCTATTTCGTCGACGATGCGCCGCCCGCGAATGCGCACGCGCCAGGCGCGGGCGCGCATCAGCCATTCGACGTCAACGCGATTCGCCGCGACTTCCCGATACTCGCCGAGCGGGTGAACGGCAAGCCGCTCGTCTGGTTCGACAACGCCGCGACGACGCACAAGCCGCAAGCGGTGATCGACCGTCTCGCGTACTTCTATGCGCACGAGAATTCGAACATCCATCGCGCCGCGCATACGCTCGCGGGGCGCGCGACCGACGCGTACGAACATGCGCGCGCGACCGTGCAGCGCTTCATCGGCGCAGGCTCGCCGGACGAGATCGTGTTCGTGCGCGGCACGACGGAGGCGATCAACCTGATCGCGAAGACGTGGGGCGTCCGCAACGTCGGCGAAGGCGACGAGATCGTCGTGTCCCATCTCGAGCATCACGCGAACATCGTGCCGTGGCAGCAGCTTGCCGCGTTGACGGGCGCGACGCTGCGCGTGATTCCCGTCGACGACAGCGGGCAGGTGCTGCTCGACGAGTACCGGAAGCTGCTCAACGACCGCACGAAGATCGTCTCCGTCACGCAGGTGTCGAACGCGCTCGGCACGGTGGTGCCGGTGAAGGAGATCGTCGAGCTCGCGCATCGCGCGGGCGCGAAGGCGCTCGTTGACGGCGCGCAATCGATTTCGCACATGCGCGTCGACGTGCAGGCGCTCGACGCCGACTTCTTCGTGTTCTCCGGGCACAAGATCTACGGGCCGACCGGAATCGGCGTCGTGTACGGCAAGCGCGCGCTCCTCGACGACATGCCGCCGTGGCAGGGCGGCGGCAACATGATCGCGGACGTGACGTTCGAGCGCACCGTGTTCCAGCCGCCGCCGAACCGCTTCGAGGCGGGGACGGGCAACATCGCCGATGCGGTCGGTCTCGGCGCGGCGCTCGATTATGTGACGCGGGTCGGCATCGAGAACATCGCGCGCTACGAGCACGATCTGCTCGCCTACGCGACGGGTGCGCTCGCGCCTGTGCCGGGCGTGCGGCTCGTCGGAACCGCGCGCGACAAGGCGAGCGTGCTGTCGTTCGTGCTGAAGGGCTACGAGACGGAAGAGGTCGGGCGGGCGCTGAACGAAGCGGGCATTGCCGTGCGTTCCGGGCATCATTGCGCGCAGCCGATTCTGCGCCGCTTCGGGCTCGAGGCGACCGTGCGCCCGTCGCTGGCGTTCTACAACACGCGCGACGAGGTCGACGCGATGGTCGATGTCGTGAGAAGGCTCGCGGCGCGGCGCGTGTAG
- a CDS encoding cytochrome b gives MTRSPRTPDRYDLLSRIFHWCVAALVLAQFALGWTMPDVHGTAPPAGLVAWHVALGTALIVVIAARLLWSIVRRSPPAHPQGALLSFAASAVHKLLYVALIAVPLLGWLNANGRTWQLKLAGIAPLPTIAAPHSLGADIGEWHSLSATLFIVLIGMHVLAALVHRFLMKDGAFERMI, from the coding sequence ATGACACGCTCCCCCCGAACCCCGGATCGCTACGATTTGCTCAGCCGTATTTTTCATTGGTGCGTCGCCGCGCTCGTGCTCGCGCAGTTCGCGCTCGGCTGGACGATGCCCGACGTGCACGGCACGGCGCCGCCCGCCGGTCTCGTCGCCTGGCACGTCGCGCTCGGCACCGCGTTGATCGTCGTCATCGCGGCGCGCCTGCTGTGGTCGATCGTGCGCCGCAGCCCGCCCGCGCATCCGCAAGGCGCACTCCTGTCGTTCGCGGCGAGCGCGGTTCACAAGCTGCTGTACGTCGCGCTGATCGCCGTGCCGCTGCTCGGCTGGCTGAACGCGAACGGCCGCACGTGGCAGTTGAAGCTCGCGGGCATCGCTCCGCTGCCGACGATCGCCGCCCCGCATTCGCTCGGCGCGGATATCGGCGAATGGCACAGCCTGTCGGCGACGCTTTTCATCGTGCTGATCGGCATGCACGTACTCGCGGCGCTCGTCCATCGTTTCCTGATGAAAGACGGCGCGTTCGAGCGGATGATCTGA
- a CDS encoding ArsR/SmtB family transcription factor, with the protein MSAARSSIDLSEMRASADAACALLKVLSNPDRLLMMCELAQCGELCVSDIEARLDIHQPTLSQQLGVLREHALVETRRDGKNIYYSLASEPAVAIMAVLYEQFCATNKKGKRRGR; encoded by the coding sequence ATGAGTGCTGCACGCTCGTCGATCGACTTGTCCGAGATGCGTGCGTCGGCCGACGCCGCGTGCGCGCTGCTGAAGGTGCTGTCGAATCCGGATCGGTTGCTGATGATGTGCGAGCTTGCGCAGTGCGGCGAGCTGTGCGTGAGCGACATCGAGGCGCGGCTCGACATCCATCAGCCAACGCTGTCGCAACAACTCGGCGTGCTGCGCGAGCACGCGCTCGTCGAAACGCGGCGCGACGGCAAGAACATCTACTACTCGCTCGCGAGCGAGCCGGCGGTCGCCATCATGGCCGTGCTCTACGAGCAGTTCTGTGCAACCAACAAGAAGGGGAAGCGCCGTGGCCGTTGA
- a CDS encoding YeeE/YedE family protein: protein MAVDLVHFTPGLSFAGGLLIGSAAALLVFFDGRIAGISGIVGGLLVGRRSDAGWRAAFLVGLIAAAVVASALDWFSMPAVDAGWARVLAGGVLVGIGTRYAGGCTSGHGVCGISRGALRSIVATAVFMAAGIATVFALRHAFI, encoded by the coding sequence GTGGCCGTTGATCTCGTTCATTTCACGCCGGGCCTGTCGTTCGCGGGCGGCCTGTTGATCGGCTCCGCCGCCGCGCTGCTCGTGTTCTTCGACGGCCGCATCGCCGGCATCAGCGGCATTGTCGGCGGGCTGCTCGTCGGCCGGCGCAGCGATGCCGGATGGCGCGCGGCATTTCTCGTCGGCCTGATCGCGGCCGCGGTCGTCGCGAGCGCGCTCGATTGGTTTTCGATGCCGGCCGTCGACGCCGGCTGGGCGAGGGTGCTCGCGGGCGGCGTGCTCGTCGGCATCGGCACGCGCTATGCAGGCGGCTGCACGAGCGGACACGGCGTTTGCGGCATCTCGCGCGGAGCGCTGCGCTCGATCGTCGCCACCGCGGTGTTCATGGCCGCGGGCATTGCGACGGTGTTCGCGCTGCGTCACGCGTTCATATAG
- a CDS encoding DUF6691 family protein: MSVLFAFLSGLLFGAGLLLSGMANPAKVQGFLDLAGNWDPSLAFVMAGAIAVGSAAFAFARRRKRSLLGLPMQIPPRGAVTLRLVAGSAAFGVGWGLVGFCPGPAVVSLGLGGAKAFGFVAAMLIGMAAFEWIERFRAKR, from the coding sequence ATGAGCGTGTTGTTTGCATTCCTGTCGGGCTTGCTGTTCGGCGCCGGGTTGCTGCTGTCCGGGATGGCGAATCCTGCGAAGGTGCAGGGCTTTCTCGATCTCGCCGGCAATTGGGACCCGTCGCTCGCATTCGTGATGGCCGGCGCGATCGCGGTCGGCTCGGCCGCATTCGCGTTCGCCAGGCGGCGCAAGCGTTCGTTGCTCGGGCTGCCGATGCAGATTCCGCCGCGCGGGGCCGTCACGCTCAGGCTCGTCGCGGGCAGCGCGGCGTTCGGCGTCGGCTGGGGGCTCGTCGGCTTTTGTCCGGGGCCGGCCGTCGTGTCGCTCGGCCTCGGTGGCGCGAAAGCATTCGGTTTCGTCGCGGCGATGCTGATCGGGATGGCGGCGTTCGAATGGATCGAGCGTTTCAGGGCGAAGCGTTGA
- a CDS encoding GNAT family N-acetyltransferase: MRLVAIDTSPTAIWPTRAEEAGRSMTEVEARLRASGTQAVFGALTADGELIGIAGVRREALAQINHKATLWGVFVAPAHRGNGLARRLADIALMHASRDWGVAQVNLCVNAENEPAKALYASLGFETFGVERRAMRVGDRFYDEQHMVRVLR, translated from the coding sequence CTGCGTCTCGTTGCGATCGACACGTCGCCGACCGCAATATGGCCGACGCGTGCCGAAGAGGCGGGGCGATCGATGACGGAAGTCGAGGCGCGGCTTCGTGCATCCGGCACGCAGGCGGTGTTCGGCGCGTTGACCGCCGATGGTGAATTGATCGGCATCGCTGGCGTGCGCAGGGAAGCGCTCGCGCAAATCAACCATAAGGCGACGCTTTGGGGCGTGTTCGTTGCGCCCGCGCATCGCGGCAACGGGCTCGCGCGGCGTCTGGCCGATATCGCGTTGATGCATGCATCGCGCGATTGGGGCGTCGCTCAGGTCAATCTATGCGTGAACGCGGAGAACGAACCCGCGAAGGCGCTGTATGCGTCGCTCGGATTCGAGACGTTCGGCGTCGAGCGGCGTGCGATGCGTGTCGGCGATCGATTTTATGACGAGCAGCACATGGTCAGGGTGCTTCGTTGA
- a CDS encoding DUF3079 domain-containing protein has protein sequence MAKKFPLHPKHPERNCWGCDQYCSVDALSCGNGSDRTQHPIELLGDDWYEWEQENEAAQQHMQQTQATAR, from the coding sequence ATGGCGAAGAAATTCCCGCTGCATCCGAAACACCCCGAACGCAATTGCTGGGGATGCGACCAATATTGTTCAGTCGACGCGCTGTCATGCGGCAACGGCTCCGACCGAACTCAACACCCGATCGAATTGCTCGGCGACGATTGGTACGAATGGGAGCAGGAAAACGAGGCGGCGCAGCAGCACATGCAACAGACGCAAGCAACCGCCCGGTGA
- a CDS encoding copper chaperone, whose amino-acid sequence MKHAGRRLDAPLVALVSVSLIAWSALIVGAGGLTPPALCSIAGDWRVPLATWLRLAYLSNSPSKFASDSVMMVAAMMAPLAAAPLRHVLERSFARRRMRAALLFVAGYAAVWLAAWIGLQIVAIAFTWVMPGPVARTGAGLALALLWQASPAKQGFLNVCHRRPPLAAFGVAADRDALRFGLASGVSCAGNCWALMLLPLLAGHAHVPATIAVMCFIVAERLERPATPAWRCRGPGKAMRIAAAKVRAKLASLRLSV is encoded by the coding sequence ATGAAACACGCCGGGCGACGGCTCGACGCGCCGCTCGTCGCGCTCGTGTCGGTCAGCCTGATCGCGTGGTCCGCGTTGATCGTCGGCGCGGGCGGCCTGACGCCGCCCGCGCTCTGCTCGATCGCAGGTGACTGGCGCGTGCCGCTCGCGACGTGGCTCCGTCTGGCGTATCTGTCGAACTCGCCGTCGAAATTCGCTTCGGACTCCGTGATGATGGTTGCGGCAATGATGGCGCCGCTCGCCGCAGCGCCGCTTCGGCACGTGCTGGAGCGCAGTTTCGCGCGACGCCGGATGCGGGCGGCGCTCCTCTTCGTCGCAGGTTATGCGGCCGTCTGGCTCGCCGCGTGGATCGGCTTGCAGATCGTCGCGATCGCCTTCACCTGGGTCATGCCTGGCCCCGTCGCGCGAACGGGCGCCGGGCTTGCGCTCGCGCTGCTTTGGCAGGCTTCGCCCGCCAAGCAGGGGTTCCTGAACGTCTGCCACCGCCGGCCGCCGTTGGCGGCGTTCGGCGTGGCCGCCGATCGCGACGCGCTGCGCTTCGGCCTGGCGAGCGGCGTGTCGTGCGCAGGAAATTGCTGGGCGCTGATGCTGCTCCCGCTGCTGGCCGGACACGCGCACGTGCCGGCGACGATCGCCGTGATGTGCTTCATCGTCGCCGAACGGCTCGAACGGCCGGCGACGCCCGCATGGCGATGCCGCGGCCCCGGCAAGGCCATGCGCATCGCTGCGGCGAAAGTGCGCGCAAAACTGGCGTCGCTGCGCCTGTCCGTCTGA
- a CDS encoding tyrosinase family protein, with amino-acid sequence MLHANKKGEISMTYLRQNVWDLGADWAEPILWYARGVKAMQSRALDDRNSWRFYAAIHGFQQDLWRRVGYLNAHDKMPSTADIQAYWKQCQHGSWYFLPWHRGYLLALEAVVRDEVLKLRGPKNWALPYWNYFKPGQDLLPKAFASPDWPDGKGDNPLYVKQRYGPYNNGEVYVPTKWINMNALGDPDFEGVASGGSTGFGGVDTGFSHSGRVHGGIETQPHDAVHGIVGGRNRATGLPGLMSHPDIAGLDPIFWLHHANIDRLWEVWRRNPPTHVDPTAVNWLKGPAAIGERPFRMPMPHGENRTYTPGEMSDLSKLGYAYDDVSAPTKTPPTAARLTRLRARATAETPKEDFAVTDPRTVELFGASDQNLPVRGLEARSSVKLDADVHRKLTANLKATAAATSSTPDRVFLNLENVRGLDDATVLNVYVNVPEGEDPAKYPDHLAGCIALFGVSKATVAEDGHAGDGVTFVLEISHVIDALHLAGALPQSQLDVRLIAVTPVAEESKVSIGRISVYRQSA; translated from the coding sequence ATGCTGCACGCCAATAAAAAAGGGGAAATCAGCATGACTTACTTACGTCAAAACGTCTGGGACCTGGGCGCCGACTGGGCCGAACCGATCCTCTGGTACGCACGCGGCGTCAAGGCGATGCAATCGCGCGCCCTCGACGACCGGAACAGTTGGCGTTTCTACGCGGCCATTCATGGATTCCAGCAGGACCTGTGGCGCCGCGTCGGCTACCTGAACGCGCACGACAAGATGCCGAGCACGGCCGACATTCAGGCCTACTGGAAGCAATGCCAGCACGGCAGTTGGTACTTCCTGCCGTGGCACCGCGGCTACCTGCTCGCATTGGAGGCCGTCGTGCGCGACGAGGTCCTGAAGCTGCGCGGGCCCAAGAACTGGGCGCTGCCCTATTGGAATTATTTCAAGCCGGGCCAGGATCTCCTGCCCAAGGCCTTCGCATCGCCCGACTGGCCGGACGGGAAAGGCGACAATCCGCTGTACGTGAAGCAGCGCTACGGCCCGTACAACAACGGCGAGGTCTACGTGCCGACCAAGTGGATCAACATGAACGCGCTCGGCGATCCCGATTTCGAAGGCGTGGCAAGCGGAGGCAGCACCGGATTCGGCGGGGTGGACACGGGCTTCAGCCACAGCGGCCGGGTCCACGGCGGCATCGAGACGCAGCCGCACGACGCGGTGCATGGCATCGTCGGCGGGAGAAATCGGGCGACGGGCCTGCCCGGATTGATGTCGCACCCGGACATCGCGGGCCTCGATCCGATCTTCTGGCTCCATCACGCGAACATCGACCGGCTGTGGGAAGTCTGGCGAAGAAATCCTCCGACGCACGTCGATCCGACCGCGGTGAATTGGCTGAAAGGTCCGGCGGCCATCGGCGAGCGGCCTTTCAGGATGCCGATGCCGCACGGAGAAAACCGGACCTACACGCCGGGAGAGATGAGCGATCTCTCGAAGCTCGGCTATGCTTACGACGACGTATCGGCGCCGACCAAAACGCCGCCGACGGCTGCGCGCCTGACTCGCCTGCGCGCGCGGGCGACGGCCGAAACGCCGAAGGAGGACTTTGCCGTGACCGATCCCAGGACCGTCGAGCTGTTCGGCGCAAGCGACCAGAACCTGCCGGTGCGAGGCTTGGAGGCGCGATCGTCCGTCAAGCTCGACGCCGACGTGCACCGCAAGCTCACCGCCAATCTGAAGGCGACCGCCGCCGCGACGTCGTCCACGCCCGACCGGGTCTTCCTGAATCTCGAGAATGTCCGCGGTCTCGACGACGCCACGGTCCTCAACGTCTACGTCAACGTTCCGGAAGGCGAGGACCCCGCGAAGTATCCCGACCATCTGGCCGGCTGCATCGCGCTCTTCGGCGTGAGCAAGGCGACGGTGGCCGAGGACGGGCACGCGGGCGACGGCGTGACGTTCGTGCTTGAGATTTCACACGTGATCGATGCGCTGCATCTCGCCGGCGCGCTGCCACAGTCCCAGCTCGATGTGCGGCTCATCGCGGTGACGCCGGTGGCGGAGGAATCGAAGGTGAGCATCGGCCGCATCAGCGTGTATCGGCAAAGCGCCTGA
- a CDS encoding class I SAM-dependent methyltransferase: MPNQSITAPDSTAVRVALWRALHVEIDAPPHVLDDVIGLELAAPDDDWRSRPDMEPQATRGYRASIVGRARFVEDLVDEQADGGVAQYVVLGAGLDTFAQRSAKRASHLRVFEIDQPGTQAWKRQRLIALGYGVPEWLRLVPVDFEASGAWRTQLSAAGFDDSRPAVVSSTGVSMYLTREAIADTLRQTATLAPGSTLAMTFLLPLELIDDPAERAQHAAVYERARAAGTPFVSFLSPPEMLALAREAGFREVRHVSTGDLVRRYFDGRPDGLRPSSGEAFLVAST, translated from the coding sequence ATGCCGAACCAATCGATTACCGCACCGGACAGCACCGCGGTGCGGGTCGCGCTGTGGCGCGCGCTGCACGTCGAGATCGATGCGCCGCCGCACGTGCTCGACGACGTGATCGGCCTTGAACTGGCCGCCCCCGACGACGACTGGCGCAGCCGCCCGGACATGGAACCGCAGGCCACGCGCGGCTACCGCGCGTCGATCGTCGGCCGCGCGCGCTTCGTCGAGGATCTGGTCGACGAACAGGCCGACGGGGGCGTCGCGCAGTATGTGGTGCTCGGCGCGGGCCTCGACACGTTCGCGCAGCGCAGCGCGAAGCGCGCATCGCACCTTCGGGTATTCGAAATCGACCAGCCCGGCACGCAGGCGTGGAAACGGCAGCGCCTGATCGCGCTCGGCTACGGCGTGCCGGAATGGCTGCGGCTCGTGCCGGTCGATTTCGAGGCCAGCGGCGCGTGGCGGACGCAGTTGAGCGCCGCCGGCTTCGACGACAGCCGGCCGGCCGTCGTGTCGTCGACGGGCGTCTCGATGTATCTGACCCGCGAGGCGATCGCCGACACGCTGCGCCAGACCGCGACGCTCGCGCCGGGCTCGACGCTCGCGATGACGTTCCTGCTGCCGCTCGAACTCATCGACGATCCGGCCGAGCGCGCGCAGCACGCGGCCGTCTACGAACGCGCGCGGGCGGCGGGCACGCCGTTCGTCAGCTTCCTCAGTCCGCCCGAAATGCTCGCGCTCGCCCGCGAGGCGGGGTTTCGCGAGGTCCGGCACGTGTCGACCGGCGATCTCGTCCGGCGCTATTTCGACGGGCGGCCCGATGGCCTGCGGCCGTCGAGCGGCGAGGCGTTTCTGGTCGCGTCGACTTGA
- a CDS encoding cytochrome-c peroxidase, which yields MTDSKRRIAARRAEAAAFAARACAIAFAPGQAAFGTMRKCRPIPTIARAASGVLAACASAIAFASGPAAPGATAPARAKPAQDAVRAGTASPPPPTTILLPGAPPERVVGTIGRGTPQVASKVDPTAAAFRPDPALVALGKRVFFDPALSEPRGTSCASCHDPGRAFAPTLSHAALAGPRVPQGSRPGHFSRRNAPSLLYVRYVPRRHFYQDDDALAPAPFGGLFSDGRADTLAEQLRGPLFDPDEMNNASPAALMRKIGGTALGAALAERFGASVRRDPERMARALGDAMQAYLQSDEMAPFSSRYDAYVTKRAPLTPQELRGLALFRNPDKGNCMSCHTLSDTASRPERSLFTDFGYDAIAVPRNRALPANRDPRHFDNGLCDTAAKLRWPEPTQWCGYLRTPGLRNVAVKESFMHNGVFDTLRDAVAFYNTRSTDPTRWYHGRDTFDDVPRAHRGNINVNSTPMNRRPGTPPAMTNADIDDLVAFLRTLTDARYVGLMPAAPDGKAARP from the coding sequence GTGACGGACAGCAAGCGGCGCATCGCGGCCCGGCGCGCGGAGGCGGCGGCGTTCGCGGCGCGTGCGTGCGCCATCGCCTTCGCGCCCGGTCAGGCAGCGTTCGGCACGATGAGGAAATGTCGCCCTATCCCAACCATCGCGCGGGCGGCAAGCGGCGTACTCGCCGCGTGCGCATCGGCGATCGCTTTCGCGTCCGGTCCTGCCGCGCCGGGCGCGACCGCCCCGGCCCGTGCGAAACCCGCGCAAGACGCCGTTCGCGCCGGCACCGCCTCGCCTCCGCCGCCGACGACGATTCTGCTCCCCGGCGCGCCGCCGGAGCGCGTCGTCGGCACGATCGGCCGCGGCACGCCGCAGGTCGCGTCGAAAGTCGATCCGACGGCGGCCGCGTTCCGTCCGGACCCGGCGCTCGTCGCGCTCGGCAAGCGCGTGTTTTTCGATCCGGCATTGTCGGAGCCGCGCGGCACCTCGTGCGCGAGCTGCCACGATCCGGGCCGCGCGTTCGCGCCGACGCTGTCGCATGCGGCGCTCGCCGGCCCGCGCGTGCCGCAGGGCAGCCGGCCCGGCCATTTCAGCCGCCGCAACGCGCCGTCGCTGCTGTACGTGCGCTACGTGCCGCGCCGCCACTTCTATCAGGACGACGACGCGCTCGCGCCCGCGCCGTTCGGCGGCCTGTTCTCGGACGGCCGCGCCGATACGCTCGCCGAGCAGTTGCGCGGCCCGCTCTTCGATCCGGACGAGATGAACAACGCATCGCCCGCGGCGCTCATGCGCAAGATCGGCGGCACCGCGCTCGGCGCGGCGCTCGCCGAACGATTCGGCGCGTCGGTGCGCCGCGATCCCGAGCGGATGGCGCGCGCGCTCGGCGACGCGATGCAGGCGTACCTGCAGAGCGACGAGATGGCGCCCTTCTCGTCGCGCTACGACGCGTACGTGACAAAGCGCGCGCCGCTCACGCCGCAGGAGCTGCGCGGCCTCGCGCTCTTCAGGAATCCGGACAAAGGCAACTGCATGAGCTGCCACACGCTGTCGGACACCGCGAGCCGGCCCGAGCGCTCGCTCTTCACCGACTTCGGCTACGACGCGATCGCGGTGCCGCGCAATCGCGCGCTGCCCGCGAACCGCGACCCGCGCCACTTCGACAACGGCCTGTGCGACACCGCCGCGAAGCTGCGCTGGCCCGAGCCGACGCAATGGTGCGGCTATCTGCGCACACCAGGCCTGCGCAACGTCGCGGTCAAGGAGTCGTTCATGCACAACGGCGTGTTCGATACGCTGCGCGACGCCGTCGCGTTCTACAACACGCGCTCGACCGACCCGACACGCTGGTACCACGGCCGCGACACGTTCGACGACGTGCCGCGCGCGCATCGCGGCAACATCAACGTGAATTCGACGCCGATGAACCGCCGCCCCGGCACGCCGCCCGCGATGACGAACGCCGACATCGACGATCTCGTCGCCTTCCTGCGCACGCTGACGGATGCGCGCTACGTCGGGCTGATGCCCGCGGCGCCGGACGGCAAAGCGGCGCGACCGTGA
- a CDS encoding metallophosphoesterase family protein, whose protein sequence is MPRPILRAAALALTLAGAALFHACTSSIDNQPDAASAPANIQAAWVEIGDDNQAIARVITNYTPPAATSGEPAPAVCPQLNADGKIARMTLRITAGTAAQRQTASDPADSKPSSFPVSVCETTLPANAQDVTVAGRALPLPKAEPQRVAIIADTGCRMKKADNAFQACSDATVWPFATIAASVAKLNPDLVLHVGDYHYRENACPPDIAGCKNSPWGYGWDTWRADLFEPAAPLLAKAPWVVVRGNHEECARAGQGWFRFLDPRPYSDARSCNDPANDGNANYSEPYAVPLGTGTQVIVFDTAKVGRAALKTTDVPFQIYQKQFQTVAALANKPGMSTTIFTNHHPILAFAPIPGSTPAPGNLALQSVMSSLYAQAYYPPGVQVALHGHVHDFQAINFASGHPATIVSGNGGDNLDVALPDPFPANLTPAPGVVIDRLSHNNSFGFLIMERRAAPARGWTFKAYTAAGKLLANCDQAGTTLTCDKTGFVAP, encoded by the coding sequence ATGCCACGACCGATACTCCGCGCCGCCGCGCTTGCTCTGACGCTCGCGGGTGCCGCGCTGTTCCACGCCTGCACGAGCAGCATCGACAACCAGCCGGACGCCGCGAGCGCGCCCGCGAACATCCAGGCGGCGTGGGTCGAGATCGGCGACGACAACCAGGCGATCGCCCGCGTGATCACGAACTACACGCCGCCCGCCGCGACATCGGGCGAGCCGGCGCCCGCCGTCTGCCCGCAGTTGAACGCCGACGGCAAGATCGCCCGGATGACGCTGCGCATCACCGCGGGCACCGCCGCGCAGCGACAGACCGCGAGCGATCCCGCCGATTCGAAGCCATCGAGCTTTCCGGTGTCCGTCTGCGAAACGACGCTGCCCGCGAACGCCCAGGACGTGACCGTCGCCGGGCGCGCGCTGCCGCTGCCGAAGGCCGAGCCGCAGCGCGTGGCGATCATCGCCGACACCGGCTGCCGGATGAAGAAGGCCGACAACGCATTCCAGGCGTGCAGCGACGCGACGGTGTGGCCGTTCGCGACGATCGCGGCGAGCGTCGCGAAGCTGAATCCGGATCTCGTGCTGCACGTCGGCGATTATCACTATCGCGAGAACGCGTGCCCGCCCGACATCGCCGGCTGCAAGAACAGCCCGTGGGGCTACGGCTGGGACACGTGGCGCGCGGATCTGTTCGAGCCCGCCGCGCCGCTCCTCGCGAAGGCGCCGTGGGTCGTCGTGCGCGGCAACCACGAGGAATGCGCGCGCGCGGGCCAGGGCTGGTTCCGCTTCCTCGATCCGCGCCCGTACTCGGACGCGCGCTCATGCAACGATCCCGCGAACGACGGCAACGCGAACTATTCGGAGCCCTACGCGGTGCCGCTCGGCACCGGCACGCAGGTGATCGTGTTCGATACCGCGAAGGTCGGCCGCGCGGCGCTCAAGACAACCGACGTGCCATTCCAGATCTACCAGAAGCAGTTCCAGACGGTGGCCGCGCTCGCGAACAAGCCGGGCATGTCGACGACGATCTTCACGAACCATCACCCGATCCTCGCGTTCGCGCCGATTCCGGGCAGCACGCCCGCGCCAGGCAACCTCGCGCTGCAATCGGTGATGTCGAGCCTCTATGCGCAGGCGTACTACCCGCCCGGCGTGCAGGTCGCGCTGCACGGCCACGTGCACGATTTCCAGGCGATCAACTTCGCGTCCGGCCACCCGGCGACGATCGTGTCGGGCAACGGCGGCGACAATCTCGACGTCGCGCTGCCCGATCCGTTTCCGGCGAATCTGACGCCCGCGCCGGGCGTCGTCATCGACAGGCTGTCGCACAACAACAGCTTCGGCTTCCTGATCATGGAGCGCCGCGCGGCGCCCGCGCGCGGCTGGACGTTCAAGGCGTACACCGCGGCGGGCAAGCTGCTCGCGAACTGCGACCAGGCGGGCACGACGCTCACGTGCGACAAGACCGGCTTCGTCGCGCCGTGA